From a single Oncorhynchus tshawytscha isolate Ot180627B linkage group LG29, Otsh_v2.0, whole genome shotgun sequence genomic region:
- the thtpa gene encoding thiamine-triphosphatase isoform X1: MESTMSVEVERKFVCDADIQKQLEEIGAVCIGQKQFQDKYFDTPDFLLTLRDVWLRCRQGCWELKCTTVTKAEDRVGEPQKAELCSRYQEITNLSQIQLKVREFMKEGNGEQKTANQTHPVVHQDTPKTEGAENCPTGNESWLMELNLVCFAEFTTQRCSFTFGGEGDESGVRVDLDQADFGYCVGEIEVLVPKGEDIQSALRKIEKTAQRLGLSGDQRVQGKMDVYLQRYSPEHYAKLLSASIL, from the exons ATGGAG AGTACAATGAGTGTGGAAGTGGAGAGGAAATTTGTCTGTGACGCTGACATTCAGAAACAATTGGAAGAGATAGGAG CGGTGTGTATTGGTCAGAAACAATTCCAAGACAAGTATTTTGACACCCCAGACTTCCTTCTCACCTTGAGAGATGTGTGGTTGCGTTGTCGCCAGGGATGTTGGGAACTCAAATGCACTACAGTTACAAAGGCAGAAGACAGAGTGGGGGAGCCTCAGAAGGCAGAATTGTGTTCACGCTATCAGGAGATAACCAATCTGTCTCAAATTCAGTTGAAAGTGAGAGAGTTCATGAAAGAAGGTAATGGGGAGCAAAAAACTGCCAACCAGACGCACCCAGTGGTCCATCAAGACACACCCAAAACTGAAGGTGCAGAGAATTGCCCCACAGGGAATGAGTCCTGGCTGATGGAGCTGAATCTGGTTTGCtttgcagagttcacaacacAGAGGTGTTCATTCACTTTTGGGGGGGAAGGAGATGAAAGTGGAGTGCGTGTAGACCTTGACCAGGCCGACTTTGGCTATTGTGTAGGGGAGATAGAGGTTCTCGTGCCAAAGGGAGAAGACATTCAGTCTGCACTGAGGAAGATTGAAAAGACTGCCCAAAGACTGG GGTTGTCTGGCGATCAGAGGGTTCAAGGAAAAATGGATGTGTACCTGCAAAGATACAGCCCAGAACACTATGCAAAATTACTAAGTGCATCTATATTGTAA
- the thtpa gene encoding thiamine-triphosphatase isoform X3, which translates to MESTMSVEVERKFVCDADIQKQLEEIGAVCIGQKQFQDKYFDTPDFLLTLRDVWLRCRQGCWELKCTTVTKAEDRVGEPQKAELCSRYQEITNLSQIQLKVREFMKEEFTTQRCSFTFGGEGDESGVRVDLDQADFGYCVGEIEVLVPKGEDIQSALRKIEKTAQRLGLSGDQRVQGKMDVYLQRYSPEHYAKLLSASIL; encoded by the exons ATGGAG AGTACAATGAGTGTGGAAGTGGAGAGGAAATTTGTCTGTGACGCTGACATTCAGAAACAATTGGAAGAGATAGGAG CGGTGTGTATTGGTCAGAAACAATTCCAAGACAAGTATTTTGACACCCCAGACTTCCTTCTCACCTTGAGAGATGTGTGGTTGCGTTGTCGCCAGGGATGTTGGGAACTCAAATGCACTACAGTTACAAAGGCAGAAGACAGAGTGGGGGAGCCTCAGAAGGCAGAATTGTGTTCACGCTATCAGGAGATAACCAATCTGTCTCAAATTCAGTTGAAAGTGAGAGAGTTCATGAAAGAAG agttcacaacacAGAGGTGTTCATTCACTTTTGGGGGGGAAGGAGATGAAAGTGGAGTGCGTGTAGACCTTGACCAGGCCGACTTTGGCTATTGTGTAGGGGAGATAGAGGTTCTCGTGCCAAAGGGAGAAGACATTCAGTCTGCACTGAGGAAGATTGAAAAGACTGCCCAAAGACTGG GGTTGTCTGGCGATCAGAGGGTTCAAGGAAAAATGGATGTGTACCTGCAAAGATACAGCCCAGAACACTATGCAAAATTACTAAGTGCATCTATATTGTAA
- the dcaf11 gene encoding DDB1- and CUL4-associated factor 11, with translation MGSQSSSGMSGGRGSSGNPDQSEAESNQSSSSNNSNSSRSRRSAEGQQGDRQSTAEEDVDLAQVLAYLLRRGQVRLVHGSGATGLQLVQSYSDSDEDSDGAWEGRLGDRYNPPVDSQPDTQELDRSEIRTQILLTTASSDLKGRQSFTHMLTEREQGRCRGSSFSHGECSRIRSHFLPNHVTHKDTYQQKAFCGVYSDDGNMFLSACQDQNIRLYDTSSGRFNLKQTVKARDVGWSVLDVCFTPDSHNVLYSSWSDYIHVCSVDGDSETHTALDLNPDERRFCVFSLAASTDGKEILGGANDGCLYVFDREQNRRTLKIDAHEDDVNAVAFADSSSQLLFSGSDDALCKVWDRRTLREDRPQPVGQLSGHRDGITFIHSKGDARYLISNSKDQSIKLWDVRKFSPKEGLAASRLAVTQQNWDYRWQQVPQRALKRHKLTGDTSVMTYRGHGVLHTLIRCRFSPEFTTGQRFIYTGCSTGKIIVYDVLTGSVVTRLSEHDACVRDVSWHPYQDNIISSSWDGAVRVWEHRQTHPLDEERERD, from the exons ATGGGCTCTCAGTCTAGTTCTGGGATGTCCGGCGGTCGGGGCTCCAGCGGCAACCCTGACCAGTCTGAAGCGGAATCCAACcagagcagcagcagtaataacagtaacagcagtagaaGTCGTAGATCAGCtgaggggcagcagggtgacaGGCAGTCAACAGCAGAGGAGGACGTCGATTTAGCTCAAGTGCTGGCTTACCTATTGAGGAG GGGCCAGGTGAGGCTGGTCCATGGGAGTGGAGCAACAGGCCTGCAGCTTGTCCAGTCGTATTCGGACTCTGACGAGGACAGTGATGGGGCCTGGGAGGGGCGTCTAGGGGACCGTTACAACCCTCCCG TGGACTCCCAGCCAGACACTCAGGAGTTGGACCGGAGTGAAATCCGGACTCAGATACTCCTGACCACGGCCTCATCTGACTTGAAAGGCAGACAAAGCTTCACCCACATGCTAACAGAG AGGGAACAAGGCCGATGTCGAGGATCCAGTTTTTCTCACGGAGAGTGTAGTCGCATTCGCTCACA TTTCCTGCCCAATCATGTGACACACAAGGACACATACCAGCAGAAAGCGTTCTGTGGTGTGTACAGTGACGATGGCAACATGTTTCTCTCTGCCTGCCAAG ACCAGAACATCCGTTTGTATGACACCAGTAGCGGGCGCTTTAACCTGAAGCAGACTGTGAAGGCCAGGGACGTGGGCTGGAGCGTGCTGGACGTATGCTTCACCCCCGACTCCCACAACGTGCTCTACTCCAGCTGGTCTGATTACA TTCATGTCTGCAGTGTAGATGGAGACAGTGAAACCCATACCGCCCTGGACCTCAA CCCAGACGAGAGGAGGTTCTGTGTCTTTTCTCTGGCTGCCTCCACAGACGGAAAAGAGATCCTTGGAGG AGCAAATGATGGCTGCCTCTACGTCTTTGATCGTGAACAGAATAGGAGAACCCttaag ATTGATGCTCACGAGGATGACGTGAACGCGGTGGCTTTTGCTGACAGCTCGTCCCAGCTGCTGTTCTCGGGCAGTGACGACGCGCTCTGCAAGGTGTGGGACAGGCGGACGCTGCGGGAGGACAGACCCCAGCCCGTGGGCCAGCTGTCTGGACACAGAGACGGCATCACCTTCATACACAGCAAG GGCGATGCACGTTATCTGATCAGTAACTCCAAGGACCAGTCCATCAAGCTGTGGGACGTGAGGAAATTCTCCCCCAAGGAGGGCCTGGCGGCCTCGCGGCTGGCCGTTACCCAGCAGAACTGGGACTACCGCTGGCAGCAGGTGCCCCAGAGAG CCCTGAAGAGACACAAGCTGACCGGCGACACCTCGGTGATGACCTACAGGGGTCACGGCGTTCTGCACACACTCATACGCTGCCGTTTTTCCCCGGAGTTCACCACCGGACAGAGGTTCATCTACACCGGCTGCTCCACTGGGAAGATCATCG tctATGACGTGCTGACGGGCAGTGTGGTGACCAGACTCTCTGAGCATGACGCGTGTGTGAGGGACGTCAGCTGGCATCCCTACCAGGACAACATCATCAGCAGCTCC tgggaCGGAGCAGTGCGTGTTTGGGAGCACAGGCAGACCCACCCactggatgaggagagggagagggactga
- the thtpa gene encoding thiamine-triphosphatase isoform X2, which translates to MSVEVERKFVCDADIQKQLEEIGAVCIGQKQFQDKYFDTPDFLLTLRDVWLRCRQGCWELKCTTVTKAEDRVGEPQKAELCSRYQEITNLSQIQLKVREFMKEGNGEQKTANQTHPVVHQDTPKTEGAENCPTGNESWLMELNLVCFAEFTTQRCSFTFGGEGDESGVRVDLDQADFGYCVGEIEVLVPKGEDIQSALRKIEKTAQRLGLSGDQRVQGKMDVYLQRYSPEHYAKLLSASIL; encoded by the exons ATGAGTGTGGAAGTGGAGAGGAAATTTGTCTGTGACGCTGACATTCAGAAACAATTGGAAGAGATAGGAG CGGTGTGTATTGGTCAGAAACAATTCCAAGACAAGTATTTTGACACCCCAGACTTCCTTCTCACCTTGAGAGATGTGTGGTTGCGTTGTCGCCAGGGATGTTGGGAACTCAAATGCACTACAGTTACAAAGGCAGAAGACAGAGTGGGGGAGCCTCAGAAGGCAGAATTGTGTTCACGCTATCAGGAGATAACCAATCTGTCTCAAATTCAGTTGAAAGTGAGAGAGTTCATGAAAGAAGGTAATGGGGAGCAAAAAACTGCCAACCAGACGCACCCAGTGGTCCATCAAGACACACCCAAAACTGAAGGTGCAGAGAATTGCCCCACAGGGAATGAGTCCTGGCTGATGGAGCTGAATCTGGTTTGCtttgcagagttcacaacacAGAGGTGTTCATTCACTTTTGGGGGGGAAGGAGATGAAAGTGGAGTGCGTGTAGACCTTGACCAGGCCGACTTTGGCTATTGTGTAGGGGAGATAGAGGTTCTCGTGCCAAAGGGAGAAGACATTCAGTCTGCACTGAGGAAGATTGAAAAGACTGCCCAAAGACTGG GGTTGTCTGGCGATCAGAGGGTTCAAGGAAAAATGGATGTGTACCTGCAAAGATACAGCCCAGAACACTATGCAAAATTACTAAGTGCATCTATATTGTAA